The Pygocentrus nattereri isolate fPygNat1 chromosome 17, fPygNat1.pri, whole genome shotgun sequence genome window below encodes:
- the LOC108432971 gene encoding uncharacterized protein LOC108432971, whose product MASTPSASALSAVLRCKTPPASAYRLGLSYGAMPSVPRAETPEEPKRGSSRWGSVLPEAPVDFPLVPSVSVRLESAKLRERKRQIKQPCNLPTRRDSGLSKATSCTSSETGRTATRVAHESRMPEADASESASRWGQVLGCLRLGDTLSVRVTFLSETGNVLCVGCKTDHTVSSVSQAVSHHDHHQIYLMLKTTLLQLTAFVSELVRTRLGAVRRKCPVDANKLTGCIKCSSDHGTKDKTKKGLKPGT is encoded by the exons ATGGCCTCAACTCCGTCTGCCTCAGCGCTGTCGGCTGTTCTCCGGTGTAAAACACCTCCAGCTTCTGCTTACCGCCTCGGACTGAGCTACGGAGCGATGCCCTCTGTTCCCAGAGCCGAAACTCCCGAGGAGCCGAAGAGGGGCAGCTCTCGGTGGGGTTCTGTTTTGCCGGAAGCGCCGGTGGATTTTCCCCTAGTCCCGTCTGTTTCAGTCCGGTTGGAGTCTGCCAAacttagagagagaaagaggcagataAAGCAGCCGTGTAACCTCCCCACACGCAGGGACTCTGGGCTGAGTAAGGCTACGAGTTGTACCAGCTCAGAAACAGGCAGGACAGCTACACGCGTAGCGCACGAGTCCAGGATGCCGGAGGCGGACGCTTCAGAGTCAGCGAGTCGTTGGGGTCAAGTCCTCGGTTGTCTTCGGCTGGGTGACACTCTCTCAGTGAGGGTTACCTTCCTTTCTGAGACAGGGAACGTGCTGTGTGTGGGTTGTAAGACGGACCACACAGTGAGCTCAGTGAGCCAAGCCGTTTCCCACCACGACCACCACCAGATCTATCTCATGTTAAAGACCACCCTGCTGCAGCTCACCGCGTTTGTTTCTGAACTTGTGCGAACCAGACTTGGAGCAGTCAGGAGGAAGTGTCCTGTGGAC gctaATAAGTTGACTGGATGCATCAAGTGTTCTTCTGATCATGGAACGAAGGATAAAACCAAGAAAGGCCTGAAACCTGGAACCTGA
- the rnf183 gene encoding E3 ubiquitin-protein ligase RNF183 — MSDNTERRSGEGGQGNLKPNVKPQYDQKAKNQQRTQEKPEKWDRPPRRSRSSDSERRGRRRKRDREHGHRRERGRSEEGRRCGRERKGDGTGWDKYPEDNLEDTECPVCFCTYDNVFKTPKMLACGHTFCLECLARINVSSAEIKTLSCPVCRELTEIRRGRDLPQLGNNEDIFRKLPPQMQRAQSVRFERSKGKLVLKRPPPGSSPSKMSLKLPGFDKQQRQVQPGPDLSSRVIEESIAVVTIIDVGRPPNRMRGRMGRVFHSNRCYYTVVAAIIVVTVALMIVGILTFVVMPNLRIQGAPPPQQGNDFHQNHTDG, encoded by the coding sequence ATGTCAGATAacacagagagaaggagtggGGAAGGAGGGCAGGGGAACCTAAAACCCAATGTCAAACCACAGTATGACCAGAAGGCCAAAAACCAACAGCGCACACAGGAAAAGCCAGAAAAATGGGACAGGCCCCCTCGGAGGAGCCGTAGTAGTGATTCAGAGCGCCGCGGCAGACGGAGGAAGCGGGATAGAGAGCATGGGCATAGGAGGGAGCGAGGTCGAAGTGAAGAGGGACGGCGTTGTGGCCGGGAACGGAAAGGTGACGGCACAGGTTGGGATAAATACCCCGAAGACAACCTGGAAGACACAGAGTGTCCTGTGTGCTTCTGCACTTATGACAATGTCTTTAAGACCCCTAAGATGCTGGCCTGCGGCCACACCTTTTGCCTAGAGTGCCTGGCACGCATCAAcgtctcctctgcagagatCAAGACGCTGTCCTGCCCTGTATGCCGGGAACTGACTGAAATACGGCGCGGTCGAGACCTGCCACAGCTTGGCAACAATGAGGACATTTTCCGCAAGCTGCCCCCTCAGATGCAGAGGGCCCAGTCTGTACGCTTTGAGCGCAGCAAAGGCAAACTTGTCCTCAAGAGGCCTCCTCCAGGAAGCAGCCCCTCGAAGATGAGCCTGAAACTGCCAGGGTTTGACAAACAGCAAAGACAGGTGCAGCCGGGCCCAGATTTGTCTAGCAGAGTCATAGAAGAGAGTATTGCTGTGGTTACCATTATAGATGTGGGGAGACCCCCAAACAGGATGAGAGGACGCATGGGAAGAGTCTTCCATTCTAACCGCTGCTACTATACTGTGGTGGCTGCCATCATCGTTGTCACGGTGGCACTGATGATAGTGGGCATTTTGACCTTTGTGGTGATGCCAAACCTGAGAATTCAAGGAGCTCCACCACCACAACAAGGAAACGATTTCCACCAAAACCACACTGACGGTTGA
- the mgat1a gene encoding alpha-1,3-mannosyl-glycoprotein 2-beta-N-acetylglucosaminyltransferase a, translated as MLCKRSSLIVCGAFLFVAWNAVLIFVLLRRSPIGQEGKGMQGEPGYEEGQRGKEKGNIIQELMRVINAFETELKSQNDILHKIQLHKSLWQERKNGNTAVKSKSNVLEPAPVIIPILVIACNRVTVKRCLDKLLEHRPSAESYPIIVSQDCGHSETASVIASYGSQLTHIKQPDLSDISVPVAHRKFQGYYKISRHYHWALNQVFNSFSYSSVIVVEDDLEVAPDFFEYFTALYPILKSDPTLWCASAWNDNGREGFVDPGKSTLLYRTDFFPGLGWMLLKELWLELEPKWPASFWDDWMRHPDQRKDRSCIRPEVSRTLTFGRKGVSLGQFYDKYLRFIKLNTEFVPFTKLDLSYLEKKKYDEDFEKEVYSAPIVAMEDLKSGKLSGPGPFRVQYSSPESFKALARNLGVMDDLKSGVPRAGYRGVVSFFSRGRRIYIAPPVGWNRYDPSWS; from the exons ATGCTCTGCAAGAGAAGTTCCCTCATTGTTTGTGGTGCTTTCTTGTTTGTAGCTTGGAATGCCGTTCTCATATTTGTCCTCTTGAGACGCTCTCCCATTGGCCAGGAGGGTAAGGGTATGCAGGGGGAGCCTGGATATGAGGAGGGCCAACGAGGCAAAGAAAAAGGCAATATTATCCAGGAATTAATGAGGGTAATTAATGCATTTGAAACTGAACTCAAATCACAGAACGACATTCTTCATAAGATCCAGTTGCACAAGTCACTGTGGCAAGAACGCAAAAATGGTAACACGGCTGTGAAGAGTAAATCGAATGTTTTGGAGCCAGCCCCTGTGATCATTCCCATTTTGGTCATAGCATGTAACAGGGTGACAGTGAAGCGCTGCTTGGACAAACTCCTTGAACATCGCCCATCAGCTGAAAGCTACCCCATCATTGTGAGCCAGGATTGTGGACACTCGGAGACAGCTAGTGTGATTGCCTCCTATGGCAGTCAGCTGACCCACATCAAACAACCTGATTTGTCAGATATTTCAGTGCCTGTAGCACATAGGAAGTTCCAGGGGTACTACAAAATCTCAAGACATTACCACTGGGCTCTCAACCAGGTGTTCAACTCCTTCTCGTATTCCTCGGTCATCGTTGTGGAGGACGATTTGGAg GTGGCTCCTGACTTCTTTGAGTACTTCACAGCCCTCTACCCCATATTGAAATCTGATCCGACTCTGTGGTGTGCATCTGCTTGGAATGACAATGGCAGGGAAGGATTCGTTGACCCTGGTAAATCAACCCTCTTATATAGGACAGATTTTTTCCCAGGCCTTGGATGGATGCTCCTGAAGGAACTGTGGCTCGAGCTTGAACCAAAATGGCCAGCATCATTTTGGGATGACTGGATGCGACATCCTGACCAACGCAAAGACCGATCTTGCATTCGTCCTGAAGTATCTAGAACTTTAACCTTTGGTCGTAAGGGTGTGAGTTTGGGTCAGTTCTATGACAAGTATCTCCGCTTTATTAAACTCAATACAGAATTTGTGCCTTTTACAAAACTAGATCTGTcttatttagagaaaaaaaaatacgaTGAAGATTTTGAGAAGGAGGTTTACAGTGCTCCCATCGTGGCCATGGAAGACCTGAAAAGCGGGAAGTTATCTGGACCAGGCCCGTTTCGGGTGCAGTACTCCAGTCCTGAAAGTTTTAAAGCCCTAGCGCGCAACCTTGGGGTCATGGATGACTTGAAGTCTGGAGTGCCGCGAGCAGGTTATAGAGGTGTTGTCAGCTTCTTTTCGCGAGGAAGACGAATCTACATAGCACCACCTGTTGGTTGGAACCGGTACGATCCAAGCTGGAGTTGA